Genomic segment of Caldalkalibacillus thermarum:
ATCCTATACATCAACAATCTACATTTGCATTCTCATCACTTCTTGGTAAGCCTCTACCACCTTATTGCGGACTTGGATGGCCAATTGAAGTTGGACGTTCGCTTTTTCAGCAGCAATCAAAACGGTATGTAAATCCTCCACTTCCCCGGTCACCAGTTTTTGAGTTAATTGACCAGCCTCATGCTGAGAACGGTTCACTTCACGAAGGGCTGCTTTCAACACTTCTTTGAAGCCGCTCGCCCGCTTCGCTTGCC
This window contains:
- the fliE gene encoding flagellar hook-basal body complex protein FliE translates to MNGIESVGFAPGTTAAPLHGQAKRASGFKEVLKAALREVNRSQHEAGQLTQKLVTGEVEDLHTVLIAAEKANVQLQLAIQVRNKVVEAYQEVMRMQM